The region CAAAACTCTTCTCGTTTGCGAGTAATAACGACTTGGGTGATTTGTATATGAGTGTATTGAACGGTACAGAATGGTCGAAGCCTGAAAAACTAAATAAAAACATTAACTCTGAAGCATGGGAAGGAAGTTGTTCCATGTCGGCGGATGAGCGTTTCTTGTATTTTGCTTCTGAACGTAAAGGCGGCTTAGGTGGAAGAGATATTTATGTGTCTCAAAAGGTGAATGGTGATTGGGGACCGGCAGTAAATATGGGACCAAAAATCAATACACCAAATGATGAAGACGCACCGTTTATCCACCCGGATGGTATTACTTTATTTTTCAGTTCAAAGGGTCACAGCAGTATTGGTGGTTACGACATTATGTTTTCTGTGCAGAAGGATGGCGAATGGTTAGAGCCACGTAACATGGGTATTCCACTCAATACAACAGAAGATGATCGCTATTATGTAATCAATGCAAAGGGAGATAAAGGTTTTTTCTCTTCTGATAGAGGAGGAGCAGGAGGTAAAGGGAAACAAGATATTTATATGGTAACGCCGGGTATTTTAGGTGAGAAGCCTATTATTGCCATGTTAAAGGGAACTGTTTACGGTAATGATAAACCAATTCAGGGAACAATTTCTGTTATCCGCTTAAACGTAGGTGAAAAATTAAGTGAAGAAGAAAAGGCAGCCATGCAGGCTCAGGGAATAACGCCGGCAGGCAATGTAAATATTGGCGATTATTTATCTAATTCCAGTTCCGGAAAGTACCTTGTTGCTTTAAGTCCGGGTTCTGTTTATAAAATTAAAGCATCCGCTCCAGGGTACGAGTCGGCTGTAGAGGAGTTGGATATTGAGAATTTGGAGAAGTTCTTAGAAGTCCGCAAAGACTTTTATTTATATTCTGAAGGTACAAATACCGCTTCGCCAAACGCGTCAACAGCTACTGCCGTAGCGAACACGACTACAAGTACTACAGCAATAACTTCTGTCAATAATCCTACAACTACAACCACCACCACTCAGACAGATGTAACTACAACTGAAAATCCTTCTAAAGAACCTTGTAATCCAGGTGCACCACTTCCTGATTTTACGCCATTAAAGGGAAAATCATTGAACGATCCTGCAGTGTATAAACAATTACTGAGTATTGCCGGAAATCATTGTGCCGGCAGTATGATATTTAAAGTACAAATCGCTGCCTATCGTCACCCTGAGAATTATAAATATGAGCATTTAAAACAATACGGTAAACCGGAAGTAGTGAATTATCCTGATGGTATTACTCGCTTTACCCAATTAGAATTTAAAACAATTAAGGAAGCGGAGGTACAACGACAGAAAGCGATTTCTAAAGGACAAAAAGACGCATGGATTGTTGGCTTCGTGGATGGGAAGCGTTACACGCTTGAAGAATTAATTGCTCTCGACTTCTTAGGTAAATCGGTGAATTAAGAAATCGAATCAGTGGAATAAAAAAGGGTGAACATTTGTTCACCCTTTCCTTTTGGAGCTATTGCAGTTATTCTACAATAATTAGTTTTCTGCTGGTTTTTTGATTTCCGGCTGAGATTTCAATAAAGTAGTTACCCGAATTTAAATAGTGAGGAATATGGTAAGTAATAACATTGGTTCCGTTAACAGCTTCAAAATTCGATTGAATGTTTTCGATTTTTCTTCCTGTAATATCAAACAAAACTGCATTCATTAAATTGTTTCCAATTGAACTGAAAGTAATTTGCACTTTGTTTGCAGCGGGATTAGGAAACACACTAACGTTATTAAAAGTAATTTTTTGTTCATTAACACCAACACTGTTTACAACAATTTGACCTTTCATTCCCATAGTAACGTGAGCAGTACACACATAATACATGGTGTTGTTAGAAGTAACCGTGAAGGTATGATTGGCAGTTTTAACGCCAAAACCGGTAGATAGAGTGGCAGTACCATTTGCATTCCAGGTGGTTTGATCAACTTCCGCTAAAGGGTGACCGCCGGAAGCTTGTATTGTAACAACATCACCAATATTTACGGTTAATGTTGCCGGTGAATAAGAGAAGCCCGAGATAGTCACTGTGTAAGAAGCTGCTTTTGTTACAAAGGCAACGGAGAGCAATAAAAACAGAGAGTAGATTTTTTTCATAATATATGTTTTATAGGTTTAATCAAAAGTAAGTCATTTTTTTGTGAAAAATCAAGACTATTAATGAGAATTTTTAAAGCCAAACCAAGCTTTGTATGCAGAAAGCTTAAGCACGCAATTAATTTAGTGTTAAACACAGATTGCAACCCTAATTTACTTAACAAATTAGTTTCAGATAACGGATAGAATGGTTATTTATTAAACGAAAGAAGTGTTTCTGAAAGATTATCATAAAAAAATCCCCTCCTTGGAGGGGATTTTTTAATTACCTAAATCTTCAAAATTGATATCTTTATCATTATTGGAAGAAATGGCAGGAGCATTTTCTTTAATGTGGCTGACTGCTTCATTTAAGCCTTCCAGGAATTTTTCAAAATCTTCTTTATACAAGAAAATTTTGTGTTTTTCATAAAAGAACTTTCCGTCTTCACCAAATCTCTTTTTGCTTTCAGTAATGGTTAAATAGTAATCATTACCGCGTGTTGATTTTACATCAAAAAAATAAGTACGCTTTCCTGCTCTTACTGATTTTGAAAACAAATCTCCATTTTCATTTTTTTCTATTTCTTCCGACATAGTTTGTGTGTTCTAAATTAGTTCAGAGCAAATATTGGTAAAAAAACAGCAGTTTAAAATAACTGTTAATAATTCGGTTCTTTTGTTAATTTCAGTAAATAAAAAACCCCGAACCTGAGCCCGGGGTTTTAAATCACTTAGAATATTAATTATTCAACGATTAACTTCTTAGTAACTGAAGAGTTTCCAACTTTTACATTGTAAACATAAACTCCAGAAGCAAAGTTGCTTAAATCAATATGAATTTCGTTAGAACCAACGTGTCCGTTAACTTTATAAGTGTCGATTAACTGACCAACTGAGTTATAAACTGCAACTTCAAAGTTTGAAGCTTCTTTTAAACCAACTACGATAGTTGAAGCATCGCTAGCCGGGTTAGGGAAGTTCATTACATCAAAGCTAACCTCAGATTTAGCAACGTTTCCAACACTTACAGGAGCCATTACCGGCACTGTAAATGAAGACGGACATAATTGCGCATGATCTAAGTAATAAGTATTAACATTTGTACTACCATCATTAGTACTGTTATAAGTAATAGTAAATGGTACAGTCATACAGTTAAAGCTAGATCCTTGAGCTCTATCACTCATATAATGATAGTAAGACTGTTGATCTGCATTAGTTACACCGGTAGACACGTTGATACGTGGAGTCATTAAGTTAACAGTAACATCATAACCTTTCATTTTGATGTCAGGATAGATATTCCATTTTAAACCTACGATAGTTGAATCTGATTCAGTCCAGCTATAGAATAACTTACGACCATCAGCTGAACGGCTTACTTGGATACGAGCATCTAAGTCCATTTTAGCACCAGAACCATCAGACCATGGGTTAGTACCATAACCTGGCTGACCGCTAGTTCCTGAAGGACCTTCAGTACCCATTGAGTCAACTACATGATATCCCCAAGTTCCAGAGTTACCTAAAGTCCAATCGTAAATCATTGGGTAGTTGAAAGGACCGTTGTTACCATAAGAATATTGCTCAGTACCAAATACGAAACGATATCCTAAAGAGTCAACATGCGGGCTATAGTGACCATAAGCCATACTTACGAAG is a window of Bacteroidota bacterium DNA encoding:
- a CDS encoding PD40 domain-containing protein; this encodes MQNGRYLLSFLFVMCFTFLVKAQSSKEIEEEAFYFFSNKDYKKAYELYDKLSAKNPKEIDYKFKLGYCCLYYPEKKSRAIEIFEDMKKTGKIKDLKDIDYYLGKAYHVNYRFQDAIKTLETYISSVGSKAKEDDKFFIEDAKNVIKNCNNGIELIDKKIQAEIINIGPPINTDEVEGVPVITADESMMIFTYAGSKSMGGKLNEELKPDPNGEYREDVFMSVKTNDSLWSEPTPVTSVNTNGNDAAIAISPDGTKLFSFASNNDLGDLYMSVLNGTEWSKPEKLNKNINSEAWEGSCSMSADERFLYFASERKGGLGGRDIYVSQKVNGDWGPAVNMGPKINTPNDEDAPFIHPDGITLFFSSKGHSSIGGYDIMFSVQKDGEWLEPRNMGIPLNTTEDDRYYVINAKGDKGFFSSDRGGAGGKGKQDIYMVTPGILGEKPIIAMLKGTVYGNDKPIQGTISVIRLNVGEKLSEEEKAAMQAQGITPAGNVNIGDYLSNSSSGKYLVALSPGSVYKIKASAPGYESAVEELDIENLEKFLEVRKDFYLYSEGTNTASPNASTATAVANTTTSTTAITSVNNPTTTTTTTQTDVTTTENPSKEPCNPGAPLPDFTPLKGKSLNDPAVYKQLLSIAGNHCAGSMIFKVQIAAYRHPENYKYEHLKQYGKPEVVNYPDGITRFTQLEFKTIKEAEVQRQKAISKGQKDAWIVGFVDGKRYTLEELIALDFLGKSVN
- a CDS encoding T9SS type A sorting domain-containing protein is translated as MKKIYSLFLLLSVAFVTKAASYTVTISGFSYSPATLTVNIGDVVTIQASGGHPLAEVDQTTWNANGTATLSTGFGVKTANHTFTVTSNNTMYYVCTAHVTMGMKGQIVVNSVGVNEQKITFNNVSVFPNPAANKVQITFSSIGNNLMNAVLFDITGRKIENIQSNFEAVNGTNVITYHIPHYLNSGNYFIEISAGNQKTSRKLIIVE
- a CDS encoding PUR family DNA/RNA-binding protein, which translates into the protein MSEEIEKNENGDLFSKSVRAGKRTYFFDVKSTRGNDYYLTITESKKRFGEDGKFFYEKHKIFLYKEDFEKFLEGLNEAVSHIKENAPAISSNNDKDINFEDLGN